The following are encoded together in the Syntrophomonadaceae bacterium genome:
- a CDS encoding anti-sigma factor antagonist (This anti-anti-sigma factor, or anti-sigma factor antagonist, belongs to a family that includes characterized members SpoIIAA, RsbV, RsfA, and RsfB.) — translation MPLRFEVSRETLIVRVDGEMDLNSAGAFRHEIDKKLDELRPLNLLIDLGGVTFIDSSGLGVILGRYKRVAQRGGRMAITKAQPTVRRILELSGLMRVMGIYRDELGALNDL, via the coding sequence TTGCCGCTAAGATTCGAAGTATCACGAGAAACCCTAATAGTTAGGGTCGACGGGGAAATGGATTTGAATTCTGCTGGTGCGTTCCGGCATGAGATAGATAAAAAATTAGATGAACTGCGTCCATTAAACTTATTAATTGATTTGGGTGGTGTAACCTTTATCGACAGTTCCGGACTAGGGGTAATCCTTGGTAGATATAAGAGAGTTGCCCAGCGGGGCGGCAGGATGGCAATAACTAAAGCTCAGCCTACCGTGCGACGAATTCTGGAATTGTCAGGATTGATGAGAGTAATGGGAATTTATCGCGATGAATTAGGCGCTTTAAATGATTTATAG
- a CDS encoding D-alanyl-D-alanine carboxypeptidase: protein MRLRKSVAMMLILALVLFYYPFPVAWADGFRLEAKGSILIDAETGQVFYEQDADVKCYPASVTKVMTLLIAIEAIHNGTATLDEKVIASEYASGFGGSQVWLEPGEKFSLKEILLAVAVGSANDASVALAEHIGGSHTAFVELMNKKAAELGAHNTRFTNAHGLHDPNHYTTARDMAIITRYALRYPELLELTKIKEYTFREQPKLVLWNTNKLLWWYPGTDGVKTGTTNEGGRSLSSTVERDGLRLIGVVMGIDKPRGHFSESIKLYNYGFSKYGYRQFFAPGDIVAQIEVAKGKTDFIAVVPSKRVGATIEKAKGSKHIDFAVKVPTYVTAPIVKEQKIGYIIVRANGQEISRVDLVASENVVRGSLWRQIIKVIEDICSF from the coding sequence ATGAGATTGCGGAAATCCGTTGCTATGATGCTGATTCTTGCTTTGGTTTTGTTCTATTATCCTTTTCCGGTTGCTTGGGCAGATGGATTTAGATTGGAGGCAAAAGGATCCATCCTTATTGATGCAGAAACGGGACAGGTCTTTTACGAACAGGATGCAGATGTAAAATGCTATCCTGCCAGTGTTACGAAAGTCATGACTTTGCTGATAGCAATTGAGGCCATTCATAACGGCACCGCAACACTGGATGAAAAAGTAATTGCTAGCGAGTATGCCTCTGGCTTTGGCGGTTCTCAAGTATGGCTGGAGCCTGGTGAGAAGTTCAGCCTTAAAGAAATTCTGCTAGCAGTTGCGGTGGGGTCCGCCAACGACGCAAGTGTTGCTTTAGCAGAGCACATTGGCGGCTCTCATACTGCTTTCGTTGAATTAATGAATAAAAAGGCTGCGGAACTAGGGGCACATAATACAAGATTTACAAATGCTCATGGGCTACATGACCCAAACCACTATACCACAGCCCGGGATATGGCCATTATTACCAGGTATGCTCTCAGGTACCCTGAGCTATTGGAATTAACGAAAATAAAAGAATACACTTTCAGGGAACAACCAAAACTGGTTCTTTGGAATACTAATAAGCTCTTATGGTGGTATCCAGGTACTGATGGAGTGAAGACAGGGACCACTAATGAGGGAGGCCGGTCTTTATCCTCAACTGTTGAACGAGACGGCTTGAGATTAATCGGAGTAGTTATGGGAATTGATAAGCCTAGGGGGCATTTTAGCGAAAGCATAAAGTTATATAACTATGGCTTCTCAAAATATGGTTACAGACAGTTCTTTGCTCCAGGTGATATAGTTGCCCAGATCGAAGTTGCTAAGGGTAAAACTGACTTTATTGCTGTTGTACCGTCGAAACGAGTTGGAGCAACTATTGAAAAGGCAAAGGGAAGCAAGCATATTGACTTTGCCGTTAAGGTTCCAACGTACGTAACTGCACCGATTGTAAAAGAACAAAAAATCGGTTATATTATCGTAAGGGCTAACGGACAGGAAATTTCCAGAGTGGATTTGGTGGCTTCGGAAAATGTAGTTAGAGGTTCATTGTGGCGACAAATAATTAAAGTTATCGAAGATATATGCAGTTTTTAA
- a CDS encoding pyrimidine-nucleoside phosphorylase produces MKTYDIIYKKRNGKELNEDEINYFIQGYTYGHIPDYQAAALIMSIFFRGMSKTETTNLTLAMAKSGEMIDLGRIKGKKVDKHSTGGVGDKTTLIVGPMVAALGVPVAKMSGPGLGHTGGTLDKLKSIPGMKVEMTREEFIESVNQTGIALAGQTGNLAPADKKIYVLRDVIAAVESMPLIASSIMSKKLAAGADAIVLDVKTGSGALIGSLEEAIELAQTMVAIGEELGRQTVAVITSMEQPLGMAIGNSLEVIEAIETLAGRGPKDLEEICLILGAHMLVLAGKTDRLSEAIDLLRETISSGTALEKFRQMVKNQGGLEAVVDDIALLNNAKELFEVCADEAGFIERIDAKEIGLAAMMLGAGREKKEDVIDYQAGILLRKKIGDYASAREVLAVLFSNHPKKINELTVNKVLSAFKFCDSKPPKIPLVKAVVTKEGIQHI; encoded by the coding sequence ATGAAGACTTACGATATCATTTATAAAAAACGCAATGGGAAAGAATTGAATGAAGATGAAATCAATTATTTTATTCAAGGCTACACTTATGGACATATACCAGATTATCAAGCAGCAGCTTTAATAATGTCAATTTTTTTTCGCGGGATGTCTAAAACTGAGACTACCAATCTAACCCTTGCCATGGCTAAATCCGGCGAGATGATTGATCTTGGCAGGATAAAAGGAAAAAAAGTAGATAAACACAGCACAGGCGGTGTGGGTGATAAAACAACCCTGATCGTGGGACCTATGGTTGCTGCTTTGGGAGTACCAGTTGCAAAAATGTCGGGACCAGGTTTAGGACATACAGGAGGAACTTTAGATAAGCTAAAATCTATTCCCGGCATGAAAGTTGAAATGACCCGAGAGGAATTTATTGAGTCAGTTAATCAAACTGGCATTGCTCTTGCGGGGCAGACGGGCAACCTGGCACCTGCCGACAAAAAGATTTATGTCCTGCGCGATGTGATTGCTGCGGTTGAAAGTATGCCCTTAATAGCCAGCAGTATTATGAGTAAAAAATTGGCCGCAGGTGCCGATGCCATTGTTTTGGATGTAAAAACCGGATCAGGCGCTTTAATAGGTTCACTTGAGGAGGCAATAGAATTAGCCCAAACAATGGTTGCTATTGGAGAAGAATTAGGCCGCCAAACGGTTGCGGTAATAACTTCTATGGAACAGCCTCTTGGAATGGCTATCGGCAATAGTCTTGAAGTTATTGAAGCTATTGAGACCTTAGCCGGAAGAGGACCTAAGGATTTAGAGGAAATATGCTTGATCCTTGGGGCTCATATGTTGGTACTGGCCGGAAAAACGGATCGGCTAAGTGAGGCTATTGACTTATTGCGGGAAACAATATCAAGCGGCACAGCTCTGGAAAAGTTCAGGCAAATGGTTAAAAATCAAGGCGGGCTTGAAGCCGTGGTCGATGATATTGCTTTATTAAATAACGCAAAAGAATTGTTTGAGGTTTGTGCTGATGAGGCCGGTTTTATTGAAAGAATCGATGCAAAAGAAATAGGTTTGGCCGCAATGATGCTTGGCGCAGGCAGGGAAAAAAAAGAGGATGTGATTGATTATCAAGCAGGAATATTGCTGAGAAAAAAAATAGGGGATTATGCCAGCGCGAGGGAAGTTTTAGCAGTTCTTTTTTCTAACCATCCAAAAAAAATTAATGAGTTGACGGTTAATAAAGTCCTTTCAGCCTTTAAGTTCTGTGACAGTAAACCTCCCAAGATACCTCTGGTAAAAGCGGTAGTAACTAAGGAGGGGATTCAGCACATATAA
- the sigF gene encoding RNA polymerase sporulation sigma factor SigF codes for MNTRLSDMNLPRFPLLNEEEMTSLLIKAKAGDKNAREYLINCNLKLVFNLVQRFEGRGFELEDLFQIGTIGLMKAIDKFDLSYNVKFSTYAVPMIIGEIRRFLRDDSPVKISRSLKETAYKVHRVKEDLTRSLGREPNIGEIAQSLNITREEIVAALEAVQSPSSIHDTIYQDEGDPIFVLDQLSDFKSEEGGWFDRIVIKESLKKLPEKHRQVILLRFFQDKTQTEVAEIIGLSQVQISRIERQALKFIRETLNPADNLSKEKYRSG; via the coding sequence ATGAATACCAGGTTGTCAGATATGAATTTGCCGCGCTTTCCTCTGCTAAACGAAGAAGAAATGACCAGTTTACTGATTAAGGCCAAGGCGGGAGATAAAAATGCCAGGGAATACCTGATTAATTGCAATCTAAAGCTTGTGTTCAATTTAGTTCAGCGGTTTGAGGGGCGAGGATTTGAGTTGGAAGATCTTTTTCAAATAGGGACGATAGGATTGATGAAGGCTATCGACAAATTTGATTTGTCTTATAATGTTAAGTTTTCAACTTATGCTGTTCCAATGATAATTGGGGAAATAAGGCGGTTTTTACGAGATGACAGCCCAGTTAAAATAAGCCGTTCTCTTAAGGAGACAGCTTATAAAGTCCACAGGGTGAAGGAAGATCTAACCAGGAGCCTGGGTAGAGAACCAAATATCGGTGAAATTGCACAAAGCCTTAATATTACCAGGGAAGAAATCGTTGCGGCTTTGGAGGCAGTACAATCACCTAGCTCAATCCATGATACCATATACCAGGATGAGGGAGACCCAATTTTTGTACTTGATCAGTTAAGTGATTTTAAAAGCGAGGAAGGAGGGTGGTTTGACAGAATTGTAATCAAGGAAAGTTTAAAAAAATTACCCGAAAAACATCGCCAAGTGATCCTTTTGCGGTTTTTTCAGGATAAGACCCAGACAGAAGTAGCTGAAATAATTGGACTATCCCAGGTGCAAATATCGCGCATTGAACGCCAGGCATTAAAATTTATTCGGGAAACATTAAACCCGGCAGATAACCTGTCAAAGGAAAAATATAGAAGCGGATAA
- a CDS encoding stage V sporulation protein AE: MSDKRKVILVTDGDRVAQHVIEYVARKFGGRCISLSAGNPTFISGAEIVRLIKAAPYDPVFVMLDDKGKRLKGPGESALEYIVKNSDIDVIGVIAVASNTEAVNGVKVDCSITRDGQETTGAVDKNGYPTGAAILSGDTVDILSRLSVPVIVGIGDIGKMDGLDSLEKGAPITTKAINKILCKGDALNGN; the protein is encoded by the coding sequence ATGAGCGATAAACGCAAGGTTATTTTGGTTACAGACGGTGATAGAGTGGCCCAACATGTAATTGAGTATGTTGCCAGAAAGTTTGGTGGCAGGTGCATATCTCTATCCGCCGGAAATCCGACCTTTATTTCGGGTGCCGAAATAGTCAGGTTGATTAAAGCTGCACCCTATGACCCTGTATTTGTAATGCTGGATGATAAAGGAAAACGTTTAAAGGGTCCAGGTGAAAGTGCGCTTGAGTACATTGTTAAAAACTCAGATATAGACGTCATTGGCGTAATTGCTGTCGCATCAAATACTGAAGCTGTTAACGGGGTGAAAGTAGATTGCTCGATCACCCGGGATGGCCAAGAAACAACAGGAGCTGTTGATAAGAACGGTTATCCTACGGGTGCTGCAATACTTTCAGGGGATACTGTCGATATATTATCTCGTTTGTCGGTGCCGGTTATTGTAGGAATAGGCGATATTGGTAAAATGGATGGGCTTGATAGCTTGGAAAAGGGTGCGCCTATTACAACTAAGGCAATAAACAAAATTCTTTGCAAAGGTGATGCTTTGAATGGCAATTAA
- a CDS encoding spore germination protein, whose translation MAINGAKVPMKKEFEENLSWLKRELGIGESFDVISREFVFAGKRAAIVFIDGFAKDDIMLLIMRTLAGIDRHNLAGDDPEVIKRLFAKDIPYIEVDILSDLHQVVDAVLAGPLALMVEDEAMAIIIDAREYPARNPEEPDLERVVRGSRDGFVETIVFNTALIRRRVRDPKLRMEMLQAGQRSKTDICISYINDIANPEMVKMVKERIKAITMDGLPMAEKSVEELIQPGSIWNPFPRVRYTERPDVAAVHLFEGHILLLVDTSPSVMILPATFFHHVQHAEEFRQNPAVGAFLRMVRFAGILVSVLILPLWFLFSIEPALLPSQLKYIGPERIGNVPLLWQFLIAEGGITLMRMAAIHTPSALTTALGLIAAVLIGDMAVNIGLFAPEVVLYVAIATVGTFATPSYELGMANNMVRIFLLLSVAAAQLPGFLIGIFLLMVYLGKTKSFGVPYLWPLIPLNLPALITIIVRPPVPIQKTRPSILKPLDPDRQPLEAE comes from the coding sequence ATGGCAATTAATGGGGCCAAAGTCCCAATGAAGAAAGAATTCGAGGAAAATCTATCGTGGCTTAAGCGTGAGTTGGGGATTGGCGAGAGTTTTGATGTGATTAGCCGAGAATTTGTTTTTGCCGGCAAAAGAGCTGCCATTGTTTTTATCGACGGATTTGCCAAAGATGACATCATGCTACTCATCATGAGAACCCTTGCTGGGATAGACCGCCATAACTTGGCTGGAGATGATCCAGAAGTAATAAAACGTCTCTTTGCTAAAGATATTCCCTACATAGAAGTAGATATTTTATCAGATTTGCATCAGGTGGTTGACGCCGTTTTAGCTGGACCTTTAGCCTTAATGGTTGAAGATGAAGCAATGGCAATCATAATTGATGCCAGGGAATATCCTGCCCGCAATCCGGAAGAGCCGGATTTGGAGCGGGTGGTCAGGGGGTCCCGTGATGGTTTTGTGGAAACCATCGTGTTCAATACTGCCTTAATTCGGAGACGTGTCAGGGATCCAAAACTTAGAATGGAGATGCTGCAAGCCGGTCAAAGGTCAAAAACAGACATCTGTATTTCGTATATCAATGATATAGCTAACCCTGAAATGGTTAAAATGGTGAAGGAAAGAATCAAAGCAATCACAATGGATGGTCTGCCAATGGCGGAAAAATCAGTTGAAGAGCTTATTCAACCTGGAAGCATATGGAATCCATTTCCGCGTGTTCGCTATACAGAGCGTCCGGATGTAGCAGCAGTACACCTGTTTGAAGGCCATATCTTGCTCCTGGTTGATACATCTCCGAGTGTAATGATTCTTCCTGCCACCTTTTTCCACCATGTGCAGCATGCAGAAGAATTCAGGCAGAATCCTGCTGTAGGTGCATTTCTTCGGATGGTTAGGTTTGCCGGGATTCTAGTTTCAGTCCTGATTTTACCATTGTGGTTTTTATTCTCTATTGAGCCGGCTTTGCTCCCTTCTCAATTAAAGTACATTGGTCCCGAACGAATAGGTAATGTGCCTCTGCTGTGGCAGTTTCTCATTGCTGAGGGTGGCATTACTTTAATGCGGATGGCTGCAATACATACTCCAAGTGCGCTAACCACTGCTCTTGGCCTGATTGCGGCGGTTTTAATTGGAGATATGGCAGTAAACATTGGTTTATTTGCTCCGGAAGTTGTGTTATATGTGGCTATAGCAACAGTTGGCACTTTTGCCACCCCAAGCTATGAGCTTGGGATGGCTAATAACATGGTGCGGATTTTTCTCTTGCTTTCGGTTGCGGCGGCACAATTACCAGGTTTCCTGATTGGTATTTTCCTGTTGATGGTTTATTTGGGGAAAACCAAATCCTTCGGCGTCCCTTACTTATGGCCTTTGATTCCATTAAATTTACCAGCTCTTATAACAATAATTGTCAGACCCCCTGTGCCAATTCAGAAAACAAGGCCCAGCATTTTAAAACCCCTTGATCCGGACAGGCAGCCGTTAGAGGCGGAATAA
- the spoIIAB gene encoding anti-sigma F factor yields the protein MGKRVLNHLSIEFPSLPQNIALARVAVASFAAQDDLNLNDIEELKVAVSEAVSNCIIHGYLHSPEGIISIRATRFDDCLEICVEDYGQGITDFEGSLDYSAGSDPERMGLGFVFMKSFMDHVKVVSERGRGTKVILIKNIIPGLPAAAGENN from the coding sequence ATGGGGAAGAGAGTGTTGAATCATCTTTCAATAGAGTTTCCAAGCTTACCTCAAAATATTGCTCTTGCACGGGTTGCAGTTGCCAGCTTTGCTGCCCAGGATGATTTAAACCTTAACGATATTGAAGAATTAAAAGTTGCAGTGTCTGAAGCTGTGTCTAATTGTATAATTCATGGCTATCTGCATTCCCCAGAAGGAATTATTTCGATCAGGGCAACAAGATTCGATGATTGCCTGGAAATATGTGTTGAAGACTACGGTCAAGGAATAACCGATTTTGAAGGCAGCCTTGACTATTCAGCTGGCAGTGATCCTGAAAGAATGGGTCTAGGTTTCGTTTTTATGAAGTCTTTTATGGACCATGTTAAGGTTGTCTCGGAGCGCGGGAGAGGAACCAAGGTAATTTTAATTAAAAATATAATCCCTGGTTTGCCTGCGGCTGCTGGTGAAAATAATTAG
- the lysA gene encoding diaminopimelate decarboxylase, translating into MKFHGTMKINQKGHLEIGGCDTVELVQEFGTPLYVMDEALIRGVCREYRRNFTEKYGNAEVIYASKAFLTTAMCRIIEEEDLGLDVVSDGELHTAIMSGFPPERIYFHGNNKSIQELSMALEYNIGRIVVDNFFEMDNLEILAKERGKTPGILLRVSPGIEAHTHEYIKTGQIDSKFGFTVPNGQAFEAITSLARARNLVFKGLHCHIGSQIFEMDSYAHTVSTMIDFIKEIKEKTGLTVEELNIGGGFGIYYTDKDAPASISGYAETVMAAVIEASNAREIQTPKIIIEPGRSIVGNAGTTLYSVGSIKDIPQVRKYVAVNGGMTDNIRPALYGARYQAMIANKAEWPLYETVSITGKCCESGDMLIWDIKLPQITPGDILAVSSTGAYGYTMSSNYNRLRRPAIVLVNNGDASLILRRETLDDLIRNDVIPDRLIRE; encoded by the coding sequence ATGAAATTCCACGGCACAATGAAGATCAATCAAAAAGGTCATTTGGAAATTGGTGGGTGTGACACTGTTGAATTGGTGCAGGAATTTGGAACGCCGCTTTATGTGATGGATGAAGCTCTGATTCGTGGTGTCTGTCGCGAGTATAGAAGAAATTTTACGGAGAAATATGGTAATGCAGAAGTGATATATGCCAGCAAGGCTTTCTTGACGACTGCCATGTGCAGAATTATCGAGGAAGAAGACCTTGGTTTAGATGTAGTATCCGATGGTGAGCTGCACACTGCTATTATGTCTGGCTTCCCGCCTGAACGGATCTATTTTCATGGTAACAATAAGTCAATCCAGGAGCTAAGTATGGCCTTGGAATACAATATTGGCCGAATAGTGGTTGATAACTTTTTTGAAATGGATAATTTAGAAATACTCGCTAAAGAAAGAGGCAAGACCCCGGGCATACTTTTGCGGGTGTCACCGGGAATTGAAGCTCATACCCATGAATATATCAAGACAGGTCAAATTGATTCTAAATTTGGCTTTACAGTACCTAACGGACAGGCTTTTGAAGCTATCACTAGCCTTGCTAGAGCCCGCAATTTAGTGTTTAAAGGCCTGCATTGCCATATAGGCTCTCAGATATTTGAAATGGATTCCTATGCCCATACTGTTTCCACAATGATTGATTTTATTAAGGAAATTAAAGAAAAAACAGGACTTACGGTTGAGGAGCTTAACATAGGTGGTGGCTTTGGTATTTATTACACTGACAAGGATGCGCCTGCTTCAATCTCTGGTTATGCTGAAACAGTCATGGCTGCGGTAATCGAAGCTTCGAACGCAAGGGAAATCCAAACCCCTAAGATTATTATTGAACCTGGGCGTTCCATAGTAGGTAATGCTGGAACTACATTGTATTCTGTGGGCAGTATCAAAGACATCCCACAGGTTAGGAAATATGTTGCGGTAAACGGCGGCATGACAGACAATATCCGGCCAGCTCTATATGGCGCTCGTTATCAAGCCATGATAGCAAATAAAGCAGAATGGCCTCTTTATGAAACAGTATCTATCACGGGCAAGTGTTGCGAATCCGGAGATATGCTCATCTGGGATATTAAATTGCCCCAAATTACTCCTGGAGACATCCTGGCTGTCTCCTCAACAGGGGCCTATGGATATACAATGTCAAGCAACTACAATCGTTTGCGCAGGCCGGCAATTGTGTTGGTTAATAATGGGGATGCAAGTTTGATATTGCGCAGGGAAACCCTTGACGACCTGATTAGAAATGATGTTATTCCTGATCGGTTAATAAGAGAATGA
- a CDS encoding dodecin domain-containing protein, which yields MPAKVVELVGESKIGWKDAVSSAISEAAKDVSNITGVEIYNLTANVENGKITEYKANVKVAYASPHHQKL from the coding sequence ATGCCCGCAAAGGTTGTTGAGCTGGTTGGGGAATCAAAAATTGGCTGGAAAGATGCCGTTAGTTCGGCTATTAGTGAAGCCGCCAAAGATGTCTCTAACATTACAGGTGTAGAGATTTATAACTTGACTGCCAATGTAGAAAACGGAAAAATAACAGAATATAAGGCAAATGTAAAAGTTGCTTATGCAAGCCCACATCATCAAAAACTATAA